The Oncorhynchus tshawytscha isolate Ot180627B linkage group LG08, Otsh_v2.0, whole genome shotgun sequence genome window below encodes:
- the rpia gene encoding ribose-5-phosphate isomerase codes for MAEEAKKLAGYAAVDNHVQNNQVVGVGSGSTIVYAVDRLAERVRQEKLNIVCVPTSFQARQLILQHGLTLSDLDRHPELDVAIDGADEVDAALTLIKGGGGCLTQEKIVAGCAKHFIVIADFRKDSSVLGQQWKKGVPIEVIPMAYVPVSRTIAKRFGGEAVLRMAVSKAGPVVTDNSNFILDWKFEHAQNWKEVNTAIKMIPGVVETGLFVGMAERVYFGMEDGSVRVRDPPVI; via the exons ATGGCAGAAGAGGCCAAGAAACTAGCAGGCTACGCTGCGGTGGATAACCATGTCCAG aacaaccaggtggttgGAGTGGGCAGTGGATCCACCATTGTGTATGCTGTAGACAGACTGG cggAGAGGGTTCGTCAGGAGAAACTCAACATCGTGTGTGTCCCCACCTCCTTCCAG GCTCGTCAGTTGATTCTGCAGCATGGTCTAACCCTATCGGATCTGGACAGACACCCAGAG CTGGATGTGGCCATCGACGGAGCGGACGAGGTGGATGCAGCTCTCACACTCATCAAGGGAGGAGG AGGCTGTCTGACTCAGGAGAAGATCGTAGCCGGCTGTGCCAAACACTTCATCGTCATCGCTGACTTCAG gaaGGACTCCTCGGTCCTGGGCCAGCAGTGGAAGAAGGGTGTTCCTATTGAGGTGATCCCTATGGCCTACGTCCCCGTCTCCAGGACTATAGCCAAGCGCTTCGGAGGGGAGGCAGTACTCCGCATGGCCGTCAGTAAAGCT GGTCCTGTGGTAACAGACAACAGTAACTTCATTCTGGACTGGAAGTTTGAACACGCTCAGAACTGGAAGGAGGTCAATACCGCTATTAAGATGATACCAG gtGTGGTAGAGACAGGTCTGTTTGTGGGGATGGCTGAGAGGGTGTACTTTGGGATGGAGGATGGCAGTGTTCGTGTGAGAGACCCTCCAGTCATCTGA